In a single window of the Micromonospora inositola genome:
- a CDS encoding GNAT family N-acetyltransferase: protein MTVTLRPATEADLLSVGALHRRSRVAAYSSFLPAEALADPTPEAMGRYWVERWSWERDDHRMTVAERDGRLVGFSYLGPDDEGDPATGLLNAIHLEPDERGRGTGRALMVDALDALRARGWSRAVLWVLRENFRARAFYERGGWTPTGMARDEHIGSAPTRQLRYERPL from the coding sequence GTGACGGTCACCCTGCGCCCCGCCACCGAGGCCGACCTGCTGTCGGTCGGCGCCCTGCACCGGCGGTCCCGGGTGGCGGCGTACTCGTCGTTCCTGCCGGCGGAGGCGCTGGCCGACCCGACGCCGGAGGCGATGGGGCGGTACTGGGTGGAGCGGTGGAGCTGGGAGCGGGACGACCACCGGATGACCGTCGCCGAGCGCGACGGCCGGCTGGTCGGCTTCAGCTACCTGGGCCCGGACGACGAGGGCGACCCGGCGACGGGCCTGCTCAACGCGATCCACCTGGAGCCGGACGAGCGCGGCCGGGGCACCGGGCGGGCGCTGATGGTCGACGCGCTGGACGCCCTGCGCGCCCGTGGCTGGTCCCGGGCCGTCCTCTGGGTGCTCCGGGAGAACTTTCGCGCCCGGGCCTTCTACGAGCGCGGCGGCTGGACGCCCACCGGAATGGCCCGCGACGAACACATCGGCTCCGCCCCCACCCGCCAGCTCCGCTACGAGCGCCCGCTCTGA
- a CDS encoding S1C family serine protease, protein MDTEHTDRAEDTALDAYSRVVTGVAARVLPSVAALSVRIPRGAGAGSAVTIDAEGLLLTSAHVVQGAGDGSAAFGDGTETRFRVVGADPLSDLAVLRAEEAAVPPVELGDADGLRIGQLVVAVGNPMGLAGSVTAGVVSGLGRSLPARDGRLVRLIEDVIQTDAALNPGNSGGALADSAGRVVGVNTAVAGYGLGLAVPINATTRQIIADLTATGRVRRAWLGVAGVPVPLPPELTERTGQRRGLRVVEVVPGSPAGVAGIYLGDIIVSAGGRSVQDGQGLQRLMLGPAIGTRLAVTVLRKGAFVDVVAVPTELTR, encoded by the coding sequence ATGGACACCGAGCACACCGATCGGGCGGAGGACACCGCCCTGGACGCGTACTCCCGGGTGGTGACCGGCGTGGCGGCGCGCGTGCTGCCCAGCGTCGCCGCCCTGTCGGTGCGGATCCCACGCGGGGCCGGCGCCGGCTCGGCCGTCACCATCGACGCCGAGGGCCTGCTGCTGACCAGCGCCCACGTGGTGCAGGGCGCCGGGGACGGCTCGGCCGCCTTCGGCGACGGCACCGAGACCCGGTTTCGGGTGGTCGGCGCCGACCCGCTGTCGGACCTGGCCGTGCTGCGGGCCGAGGAGGCGGCGGTGCCGCCGGTCGAGCTGGGCGACGCGGACGGCCTGCGGATCGGACAGCTCGTCGTGGCGGTCGGCAACCCGATGGGGCTGGCCGGCTCGGTCACCGCCGGGGTGGTCTCCGGGCTGGGCCGGTCCCTGCCGGCCCGGGACGGCCGGCTGGTCCGGCTGATCGAGGATGTCATCCAGACCGACGCCGCGCTCAACCCGGGCAACTCCGGCGGCGCGCTGGCCGACTCGGCCGGTCGGGTGGTCGGGGTGAACACCGCCGTCGCCGGGTACGGCCTCGGGCTGGCCGTGCCGATCAACGCCACCACCCGGCAGATCATCGCCGATCTGACCGCCACCGGTCGGGTCCGGCGGGCCTGGCTGGGCGTCGCCGGGGTGCCGGTGCCGCTGCCTCCGGAGCTCACCGAACGGACCGGGCAGCGGCGCGGCCTGCGGGTGGTCGAGGTGGTCCCGGGCAGCCCTGCCGGGGTGGCCGGGATCTACCTGGGGGACATCATCGTCTCGGCGGGTGGCCGGTCGGTGCAGGACGGCCAGGGCCTGCAACGGCTGATGCTCGGCCCGGCCATCGGCACCCGGCTGGCGGTCACCGTGCTGCGCAAGGGCGCCTTCGTCGACGTGGTCGCCGTCCCCACCGAACTGACCCGCTGA
- a CDS encoding ribonuclease Z translates to MSMRELVVLGTASQAPTRQRNHNGYLLRWDDEVLLFDPGEGSQRQLLHTGISATDLTRICVTHFHGDHCLGLPGMIQRLSLDRVPHPVAVHFPADGADYFARLRHASSFYETAELRVEPIEADRQRITLGIGTLEARRLRHPIETYGYRLVEPDGCRMLPEKLSAYGIAGPAVGELLRVGHLDLDGRRVTRDEVSVTRPGQRFAFVMDTGLCDGVYALAEHADLLVIESTFLEPEAALAAEVGHLTAAQAARVAAESGVRTLVLTHFSQRYADPRRFADEARAHFDGELIVAEDLMTVPVPPRRVASAG, encoded by the coding sequence TTGTCTATGCGCGAGCTGGTGGTGCTCGGGACGGCCAGCCAGGCGCCCACCCGGCAGCGTAACCACAACGGCTACCTGCTGCGCTGGGACGACGAGGTGCTCCTCTTCGACCCGGGCGAGGGCAGCCAGCGGCAGCTGCTGCACACCGGGATCTCCGCCACCGACCTCACCCGGATCTGCGTCACCCACTTCCACGGCGACCACTGCCTGGGGCTGCCAGGCATGATCCAGCGGCTCTCTCTCGACCGGGTGCCGCACCCGGTGGCCGTGCACTTCCCCGCCGACGGGGCCGACTACTTCGCCCGGCTGCGGCACGCCAGCTCCTTCTACGAGACCGCCGAGCTGCGCGTCGAGCCGATCGAGGCGGACCGGCAGCGGATCACTCTGGGCATCGGCACGCTGGAGGCCCGCCGGCTGCGGCACCCGATCGAGACGTACGGCTACCGGCTGGTCGAGCCGGACGGCTGCCGGATGCTGCCGGAGAAGCTGTCCGCGTACGGCATCGCGGGTCCGGCGGTCGGGGAGCTGCTCCGCGTCGGCCACCTGGACCTCGACGGACGCCGCGTCACCCGGGACGAGGTGAGCGTGACCCGCCCGGGGCAGCGGTTCGCCTTCGTCATGGACACCGGGCTCTGCGACGGGGTGTACGCCCTCGCCGAGCACGCCGACCTGCTGGTCATCGAGTCGACGTTCCTGGAGCCGGAGGCCGCGCTCGCCGCCGAGGTCGGCCACCTCACCGCGGCGCAGGCCGCGCGGGTGGCGGCCGAGTCGGGGGTACGCACGCTGGTACTCACCCACTTCTCCCAGCGGTACGCCGACCCGCGCCGCTTCGCCGACGAGGCCCGGGCGCACTTCGACGGGGAGCTGATCGTCGCCGAGGATCTGATGACCGTGCCGGTCCCGCCCCGGCGGGTAGCCTCGGCCGGGTGA
- a CDS encoding cystathionine beta-synthase, translating to MQYYDNVVELIGNTPLVRLRNVTEGIQATVLAKVEYVNPGGSVKDRIALRMVEDAEAAGILRPGGTIVEPTSGNTGVGLALVAQLKGYKCVFVCPDKVSQDKQDVLRAYGAEVVVCPTAVAPEDPRSYYNVSDRLAREIPGAWKPNQYSNPANPRSHYETTGPEIWKQTEGEITHFVAGVGTGGTISGIGRYLKEASAGRVQVIGADPEGSVYSGGTGRPYLVEGVGEDFWPETYDRGVADEIVEVSDKESFEMTRRLAREEGLLVGGSCGMAVVAALEVARKAGPDDVIVVLLPDSGKGYLSKIFNDKWMARYGFLDNSGTEPTVADALASKPGGLPELVHVHPTETVRDAIDYMREYGVSQLPVLKAEPPVVTGEVAGSIAEKDLLDALFTGQAHLHDTIERHMAEPLPMIGGGQPVSEAVGLLEKSDAALVLVDGKPKGVLTRQDLLAHLGAR from the coding sequence GTGCAGTACTACGACAACGTCGTCGAGCTGATCGGCAACACCCCGCTGGTACGGCTGCGCAACGTCACCGAGGGCATCCAGGCGACCGTGCTGGCGAAGGTGGAGTACGTCAACCCGGGCGGTTCGGTGAAGGACCGGATCGCGCTGCGGATGGTGGAGGACGCCGAGGCGGCGGGCATCCTCAGGCCGGGTGGCACCATCGTCGAGCCGACCAGCGGCAACACCGGCGTCGGCCTGGCCCTGGTGGCCCAGCTCAAGGGCTACAAGTGCGTCTTCGTCTGCCCCGACAAGGTCAGCCAGGACAAGCAGGACGTGCTGCGCGCGTACGGCGCCGAGGTGGTGGTCTGCCCGACCGCCGTGGCACCGGAGGACCCGCGCTCCTACTACAACGTCTCCGACCGGCTGGCCCGGGAGATCCCCGGCGCCTGGAAGCCCAACCAGTACAGCAACCCAGCGAACCCGCGCTCGCACTACGAGACCACCGGCCCGGAGATCTGGAAGCAGACCGAGGGGGAGATCACCCACTTCGTGGCGGGCGTCGGCACCGGCGGCACCATCTCCGGCATCGGCCGCTACCTCAAGGAGGCCTCGGCGGGTCGGGTCCAGGTCATCGGCGCCGACCCGGAGGGCTCGGTCTACTCCGGCGGCACCGGCCGGCCGTACCTGGTCGAGGGCGTCGGTGAGGACTTCTGGCCGGAGACGTACGACCGGGGCGTCGCCGACGAGATCGTCGAGGTCTCCGACAAGGAGTCCTTCGAGATGACCCGCCGGCTGGCCCGCGAGGAGGGGCTGCTGGTCGGCGGCTCCTGCGGGATGGCCGTGGTGGCCGCCCTGGAGGTGGCCCGCAAGGCCGGCCCGGACGACGTGATCGTGGTGCTGCTGCCGGACAGCGGCAAGGGCTACCTGTCGAAGATCTTCAACGACAAGTGGATGGCCCGGTACGGCTTCCTGGACAACTCGGGCACCGAGCCGACCGTCGCAGACGCGCTGGCCAGCAAGCCGGGCGGCCTGCCCGAGCTGGTGCACGTGCACCCCACCGAGACGGTCCGCGACGCCATCGACTACATGCGCGAGTACGGCGTCTCCCAGCTCCCGGTGCTCAAGGCCGAGCCGCCGGTGGTGACCGGCGAGGTGGCCGGCTCGATCGCCGAGAAGGACCTGCTCGACGCGCTCTTCACCGGCCAGGCCCACCTGCACGACACCATCGAGCGGCACATGGCCGAGCCGCTGCCGATGATCGGCGGCGGCCAGCCGGTGAGCGAGGCGGTCGGCCTGCTGGAGAAGTCCGACGCGGCGCTGGTGCTGGTCGACGGCAAGCCGAAGGGCGTGCTGACCCGCCAGGACCTGCTCGCCCACCTCGGCGCCCGCTGA
- a CDS encoding YkvA family protein: MGKTLKRSAAFTALARALMAGARGGPSLGERLAALPRMIRATARGEYDGGLRLAMMTAATAYVVSPVDVVPELFLTIFGLVDDAVMVTWLAGSVLSETERFLEWEARRSSVIPGHVTP, from the coding sequence ATGGGGAAGACGTTGAAGCGGAGCGCGGCGTTCACCGCGCTGGCGCGGGCACTCATGGCGGGCGCGCGGGGCGGGCCGTCGCTGGGCGAGCGGCTGGCCGCGCTGCCCCGGATGATCAGGGCGACCGCCCGGGGGGAGTACGACGGCGGCCTGCGGCTGGCCATGATGACCGCGGCGACGGCGTACGTGGTCTCCCCGGTCGACGTGGTCCCGGAGCTGTTCCTGACCATCTTCGGTCTGGTGGACGACGCGGTGATGGTCACCTGGCTGGCCGGCAGCGTGCTGTCGGAGACCGAGCGCTTCCTGGAGTGGGAGGCACGTCGCAGCTCGGTCATCCCCGGGCATGTGACGCCCTGA
- a CDS encoding SGNH/GDSL hydrolase family protein has translation MGDAGSVVPAGWRRARRIARMAAIGTGATVAATVATGGVLLGQARQARRTIPMAEAPPPRCDGVYGAKFPGPPMTMVMLGDSSAAGYGVHRRRETPGALLATGLSRRLHRPVRLHRYAVVGALSAGLKPQVESALEVEPDIAVILVGGNDVTNRTPPALAVRYLVDAVRTLRAAGCEVVVGTCPDLGAIRPIQPPLRWLARRWSRQLAAAQTMAVVEAGGWTVSLGDMLGPRFAAEPARMFAWDRFHPSAEGYAVATAALLPTVLSALGAGPERRVTVARGEGVRSLPEAAHEAARHAGTEVSGTQVRGRDRGPGGRWAQLRRRAFFGVGAVPQPGTTADSPTLEGLA, from the coding sequence ATGGGGGACGCTGGATCCGTCGTACCGGCCGGTTGGCGACGCGCCCGGCGGATCGCTCGTATGGCGGCGATCGGCACGGGCGCCACGGTGGCGGCCACCGTCGCGACGGGTGGCGTGCTGCTCGGCCAGGCCCGCCAGGCCCGGCGGACCATCCCGATGGCCGAGGCGCCCCCGCCGCGCTGCGACGGGGTGTACGGCGCCAAGTTCCCCGGCCCGCCGATGACCATGGTGATGCTGGGCGACTCCTCCGCCGCCGGCTACGGCGTGCACCGCCGCCGGGAGACCCCGGGCGCGCTGCTGGCCACCGGGCTGTCCCGCCGGCTGCACCGGCCGGTGCGGCTGCACCGGTACGCCGTGGTCGGCGCCCTGTCGGCCGGACTCAAGCCGCAGGTCGAGTCGGCCCTGGAGGTCGAACCGGACATCGCGGTGATCCTGGTCGGCGGCAACGACGTCACCAACCGGACGCCGCCGGCGCTGGCCGTGCGCTATCTGGTCGACGCGGTCCGCACGTTGCGGGCGGCCGGCTGCGAGGTGGTCGTCGGCACCTGCCCCGACCTGGGCGCGATCCGACCCATCCAGCCGCCGCTGCGCTGGCTGGCCCGGCGCTGGAGCCGCCAGCTGGCCGCCGCCCAGACGATGGCGGTGGTCGAGGCGGGTGGCTGGACGGTCTCCCTGGGCGACATGCTGGGTCCCCGGTTCGCCGCCGAGCCGGCCCGGATGTTCGCCTGGGACCGGTTCCACCCGTCCGCCGAGGGGTACGCGGTGGCCACGGCGGCGCTCCTGCCCACCGTGCTCTCCGCGCTCGGCGCGGGCCCGGAACGCCGGGTGACGGTCGCCCGGGGCGAAGGCGTACGGTCGCTGCCGGAGGCGGCCCACGAGGCGGCCCGGCACGCCGGCACCGAGGTCAGCGGCACCCAGGTCCGGGGCCGGGACCGGGGACCGGGCGGTCGCTGGGCGCAGCTGCGGCGGCGGGCCTTCTTCGGCGTCGGCGCGGTGCCGCAACCCGGCACCACCGCGGACTCCCCAACTTTGGAGGGACTGGCATGA
- a CDS encoding SGNH/GDSL hydrolase family protein, with product MTEHHELAFRLGRAAALSLVAGTVGGAAVLAGQAIAARNRRYAQPELGLALRATVGRAGAPPLRLVLLGDSSALGVGVERFEETVGGQLAHLLAEGPTGRQVHLSSVGVSGSRSTDLATQVARALLGDRPDVALILVGANDATAMTRPADAAAYLGSAVRRLREAHVEVVVGTCPDLGAVRAVASPLRQVLGWSGRRVARAQTTAVLDAGGSVVDLATETGPVFRADAGTLCHDGYHPSADGYRVWAHALLPAVSAAATVASRHH from the coding sequence ATGACGGAGCACCACGAGCTCGCGTTCCGGCTGGGTCGGGCCGCGGCGCTCTCGCTGGTCGCTGGCACGGTGGGCGGGGCGGCCGTCCTCGCCGGCCAGGCCATCGCCGCCCGCAACCGCCGGTACGCCCAGCCGGAGCTGGGCCTCGCCCTGCGCGCCACGGTCGGCCGGGCGGGCGCCCCACCGCTGCGGCTGGTGCTGCTCGGCGACTCCTCGGCGCTCGGCGTCGGGGTGGAACGCTTCGAGGAGACCGTGGGCGGGCAGCTGGCCCACCTGCTCGCCGAGGGCCCCACCGGGCGGCAGGTGCACCTCTCCAGCGTCGGCGTCTCCGGCTCCCGCTCGACCGACCTGGCCACCCAGGTGGCCCGGGCGCTGCTGGGCGACCGCCCCGACGTGGCGTTGATCCTGGTCGGGGCGAACGACGCCACCGCGATGACCCGGCCGGCCGACGCGGCGGCCTACCTCGGCTCGGCGGTGCGCCGGCTGCGCGAGGCGCACGTCGAGGTGGTCGTCGGGACCTGCCCGGATCTCGGCGCGGTCCGCGCGGTGGCGTCCCCGCTGCGGCAGGTGCTCGGCTGGTCCGGGCGGCGGGTCGCCCGTGCCCAGACGACGGCCGTGCTGGACGCGGGCGGCAGCGTGGTCGACCTGGCCACCGAGACCGGGCCGGTGTTCCGGGCCGACGCCGGGACGCTCTGCCACGACGGCTACCACCCCTCCGCCGACGGCTACCGGGTCTGGGCGCACGCCCTCCTGCCGGCCGTGTCCGCCGCCGCGACGGTCGCCTCCCGCCACCACTGA
- a CDS encoding acetyl-CoA C-acetyltransferase, translating into MPIESSRDAVIVATARSPIGRAFKGSLRDVRPDDLAATIVQAALAKVPGLDPTEIDDLYLGCGLPGGEQGFNMARVVATLMGLDGLPGATLTRYCASSLQTTRMAMHAIRAGEGDAFISAGVEMVSRYARGNSDTLPPEAQALVGGGWENPRFTEAQERSKARAAGGAEVWTDPREAGQLPDVYLAMGQTAENLAQVYDITREDMDAFGVRSQNLAEKAIADGFWAREITPVTTPGGTVVSADDGPRPGVTLEAVSGLKPVFRPDGRITAGNCCPLNDGAAAVVIMSAQRAKDLGLTPLARIVSTGVTALSPEIMGLGPVEASKQALKRAGMTIDDVDLVEINEAFAAQVIPSYRQLGIPEEKVNVMGGAIAVGHPFGMTGARITGTLLNALEWHDRTIGLETMCVGGGQGMAMVLERLS; encoded by the coding sequence ATGCCGATTGAGTCGTCCCGCGACGCCGTCATCGTCGCCACCGCCCGGTCCCCCATCGGCCGCGCGTTCAAGGGTTCGCTGCGTGACGTCCGCCCGGACGACCTCGCCGCTACCATCGTCCAGGCCGCCCTGGCCAAGGTCCCCGGGCTCGACCCGACCGAGATCGACGACCTCTACCTGGGCTGCGGCCTGCCCGGCGGCGAGCAGGGCTTCAACATGGCCCGGGTGGTCGCCACCCTGATGGGCCTCGACGGCCTGCCCGGCGCCACCCTGACCCGCTACTGCGCCTCCTCGTTGCAGACCACCCGGATGGCGATGCACGCGATCCGGGCCGGCGAGGGCGACGCGTTCATCTCCGCCGGGGTCGAGATGGTCTCCCGGTACGCCCGCGGCAACTCCGACACCCTGCCCCCGGAGGCGCAGGCCCTGGTCGGCGGCGGCTGGGAGAACCCACGCTTCACCGAGGCGCAGGAGCGCTCGAAGGCCCGCGCGGCCGGCGGCGCCGAGGTGTGGACCGACCCGCGCGAGGCCGGCCAGCTCCCGGACGTCTACCTGGCGATGGGGCAGACCGCGGAGAACCTCGCCCAGGTGTACGACATCACCCGCGAGGACATGGACGCCTTCGGCGTCCGCAGCCAGAACCTGGCCGAGAAGGCGATCGCCGACGGCTTCTGGGCCCGCGAGATCACCCCGGTGACCACGCCGGGCGGCACCGTGGTGAGCGCCGACGACGGCCCCCGCCCCGGGGTGACCCTGGAGGCGGTCTCCGGCCTCAAGCCGGTCTTCCGCCCGGACGGCCGCATCACCGCCGGCAACTGCTGCCCGCTCAACGACGGCGCCGCCGCCGTAGTGATCATGAGCGCTCAGCGGGCGAAGGACCTCGGGCTCACCCCGCTGGCCCGGATCGTCTCGACCGGCGTCACCGCGCTGTCGCCGGAGATCATGGGCCTCGGCCCGGTTGAGGCCTCGAAGCAGGCCCTGAAGCGGGCCGGGATGACCATCGACGACGTCGACCTGGTCGAGATCAACGAGGCGTTCGCGGCCCAGGTGATCCCCTCCTACCGGCAGCTCGGCATCCCGGAGGAGAAAGTGAACGTGATGGGCGGCGCGATCGCCGTCGGGCACCCGTTTGGCATGACCGGCGCCCGGATCACCGGCACCCTGCTCAACGCCCTGGAGTGGCACGACAGGACCATCGGCCTGGAGACCATGTGCGTCGGCGGCGGCCAGGGCATGGCGATGGTGCTCGAACGGCTGAGCTGA